The following nucleotide sequence is from Ahniella affigens.
GGGTGCTTGATACAGCGTCAGCCCTTCCAAAGCATAGATGGCCTGTTGTGGGCTCTGCGCTTGAATTGCAGCGTTCACCGCTTGCACCCATTGTGCAGCCGACCGCGCCTGGTGGTGTTGTGCCTTGCTCGACCAGGCCTCGGCCAACAGCTGCTCCAGTGCTGCAACGAATGTTGGCCCCTGATGCAACGACGACGCAAGTACTTGTTCGCGCAAGGAATGCCGGCGGCCGCGCATCAGTTCGACGTGCTCCAGCATCTGCACCGCCTGATCGATCAGCGCGTCGTCGGTCGCCGCAATCCAAGGTTGCAGATTCAGGGTTTCGAGGATGCTGGCCGAAGAGCGTGTATGTGGCAGATGGCCAGGGCAGCTCAGCACCGGAATTCCTGCGGCCAACGCATCGAGCGTTGACGTAGCGCCACTGAATACGGGCGGGTCGAGGCACAAGTCGACGGTGGCAACCAACTCGTGATACGTCGCTTCGTCGACGCGATCGAACAGATCGATTCGCGCATGCAATGCCTCGGGTAGCAGCGACAAGGCGTGTGCGCGGGCTTGTTGACCCGTCAGGCCGAGCACCAGCAGCCGCGCCTCCGGGACGCGTTCGAGTATGCGCGCGGCCCAATTCAGCAATCGCGCCGAGAGCTTGACCGTGACATTGATCAAGCCAAGCGTCGGTGGGCGCTGATCGTCCGCCTGGGGTTGGTCTGCCGGCTCGGGCGGCGGTACGGCGCACCATTGCGCAAACGGCAGGCGCAGCACGGGCTCCGTGCTCCGGTTGTCGTCGGGATCGGTCACGGCATCGGCAACGCGGAAGTCGATAGCCGGGACACCGGTGCCCGCCACGTAATCGAGCCAGGTCACTTGGAGCAGCGCAGGTCGATAAGCGAGGGCTTGCAACGTGCCGCCGAGGCCGTGTCCGGACAGATCAACGGCAATATCGATACCAAGATGTGCCAAGGCGCGCGCATAGTGGCGGGCCGAAATGTCGCGCGTTGCGACATGATGAACATGCGGCCAGCGCGCGCGTGCGGCTTCGAGTGCAGGCAGGTCGGCGAGGCCATGGCAGAACACCAGATCAAACCGTGAACGATCATGGTGTTCTGCCAGAATCGGCATGAACCGCTTCAGGGCTGTGTGCGCATCGACGCCAAGATAAGCGGTCTTCAGCTTCTTGTTTGGATCGATGGCGCGCGCCTCGGCCAGACAGCCGCCAGCGGGCGTAAAGCGCGCACCAAAGGCACGGTGCAAATCCAGAAACCGCGCAGGGGCTTCGGGCTCGCGCAATTTTTCCAGAATGAGCTGATTCTGCAAAATTGTGGCGTCATGAGGTGCCAGCGCCACGGCCTTCTCGATCTCGGCTAGCGCATCCGGGCCGCGGCCTTGCAGCGACAGGGCGATTGCCAATTCGGCATGGGCTCGGGGGGCTGCGTGCGGCGCTTCGGCAACGATTTGGCGCAGGCGTTGTTCGGCCTGATCGAGCTCCCAACGGGCCACGTTCAGGGCCGCGTGCTCGAATGCCTGCATCAAATCCATACTGTTCCGCTCGGAGAAAAGCGGAAGTCTAGCAGGCTGGCCTGGAAATGCCTGCCAGTTGGGCTTTGCACCCAGAGATGGGGATTGTGGCCAAAACGAAAAAACGCCCCAGGCGGGGCGTTCTTGATTTGTGTAGAGAAGACCCGAAAGTCACACGATGGTCGTTACGATTAACCCAGACTGGCAAGCCACTCGTCGTCAGAGCCTTCGTTGACGCCTTCAAACAGAAAGGTCGTGAGATACCGTTCACCCGTGTCGGGCAACATGATCAGATACACATCGCCTTCCTGCGCGTGATCCTTTGCGTGCTTGATGGCAGCTGCAAACGTCGCTCCGGCGGACAGACCGCAGAAAATGCCTTCCTGAGTCGCGAGCGCACGGGCGTAATCGCGTGCCTCATCATCGCTGACGGGCACATTCTGATCGATCACCGTCCGATCCAGCACTGGCGGGATGAAGTTTGGCGTCCAGCCTTGAATCTTGTGTGGGGACCATTCCTTGCCGGCCAGCAGCGCGGCGTTGACCGGCTCAGTGACCACGATCTTGGTTTGCGGACGCGCCACTTTCAGCACCTGACCCACGCCGGTCAGCGTGCCGCCGGTGCCGTAGCCGGTGACAAAGTAGTCCAGACGGCGACCGGCAAAGTCCTGAAGAATCTCGGCGGCAGTGGTGCTTCGGTGATAAGCCGGGTTCGCCGGGTTCTCAAACTGCTTGGCGAGAAAGGCGCCGTGCTTGTCGGCGAATTCCTCGGCGCGCTTGACCATCCCTGTCGCACGTTCCGATGCTGGCGTCAAAATGACCTTCGCGCCCAAAGCGCGCATGAGTTTGCGGCGTTCGATCGAAAACGTTTCGACCATGAACGACACAAACGGATAGCCCTTGGCCGCGCAGACCATGGCCAGCGCTATTCCAGTATTGCCGGACGTGGCTTCCACCACGGTCTGGCCGGGCTTCAGCAGGCCTTTGGCTTCGGCATCTTCAATAATGCCAAGTGCGAGGCGATCCTTTACCGAACTCATCGGATTGAAGGCCTCGACTTTCACGTAGAACTGGGTGTTAGCCGGGGCCAATCGGTTGATGCGAATGACCGGGGTCTTGCCGATGGTGCCGAGAATATTGTCGTAGATCATGGTTGCTGCCTTCAAAAGTGGGTCGGCACATCGGTGGCCGCACCGGTAGTGCCTGGGTACCGCTATTGTGGGCTCAAACCGGGTCGGTCGTCATAAGACCCGGCCATATGCATATTCAGGCATGAGCGCGCGGGGGCGAGCTCATTCCGTGTCGTCGGTATCCTCGTCGAGATTGGTCATCCCGAGCTCTTTGCTCAGGAACGCAAAGATGTCGGCCGTTTCCTCGATCTGCTTGACCGTCGGCTTGCCCGCGCCGTGGCCGGCACGCGTTTCGACGCGGATCAGGGTTGGCAGTTCGGCGTTCGGATTGGCAGCCTGCATCGCTGCGGTGAACTTCAGGCTGTGGGCCGGGAAGACGCGATCGTCACGATCGGCGGTGGTGACGAGCAGGGCCGGATAGCGGGTATTCGGCTTGATGTTGTGCAACGGCGAATAGGCATACAGCGCCTTGAACTCTTCTTCGTTCTTGACGGTGCCGTAGTCGGACTCCCATGCCCAGCCAATCGTGAAGTCACGGAAGCGGAGCATGTCGAGCACGCCGACGGCCGGTAAGGACGCCCGGAACAGATCCGGATATTTGAGCACGGTTGCCGCAGCCAGCAGGCCGCCATTGGAGCGCCCGCTGAGCGCGAGCTTGTCGGCGCTCGTGTACTGTTGTTCGATCAGGAATTTGGCGGCGCCAGCCGCGTCATCAAACACGTTTTGCTTTTGGGTCTTGGTGCCTTGTTCGTGCCAGGCCGGACCATATTCGCCACCGCCGCGCAGGTTGGCGCTTGCGTAGATGCCGCCCATCTCCATCCACGCAATGTTGGCCGGCGAGAACCGCGGTGTATTCGGGATATTGAAACCACCGTAGCCGTACAGAATGGTTGGGTTAGTGCCATCGAGCGCGAGGCCTTTCTTCATCGTGATGAACAACGGCACCGGCGTACCGTCCTTGGCGCTGGCAGCCTTGACCTGAATCGTCTCGTACTTGCCCGGGTCAAAATCGACCTTGGGGGTCTTGAACGCGCTGACTTGGCCGGTGGTGGCGTCATATCGGTACATCGTGTCGGGTACCGCAAAGCTTGCGTAGCTGAAGAACGCTTCGGTATCCGTCACACTGCCGCGGAATCCGTTGGTGGCGCCAAGGCCGGGCAGATCAATGTCACGCACCTTCTTGCCTTGTTCGTCATAGACCGTTACGGCGCTGCGCGCATCGACCAGATACGACGCAATGAACTGGTTATTGAGGTGCGACACTTCCTGAAGTGTGCCCACGCCGCCGCCGCCGGACGGAATCAATTCGCGCCACTTGTCGCGCGCTGGCTGATCGAGATCCAGCGCGATAAGGCGGTATTGACTCGCCTGGTCGTCGGTCCGTAGAAAGATAGTGCGACCTTGATTGCCGACGAAGTCCCAGGTGGCGTCCAGATTTTCGAACACAGTTTCGATCGGTGCGTCCGCTTGGCTCAGGTCTTTGACCCAGAGCCGGTTCCGCTCGTCGGTGCCTTGCGACCCGCTGATGACCAGCAGACGGCCATCATCGCTGACGGTTGCCGAGAAGCCCCACTCCGGTTGGTCCTTGCGCTCGAAAATCAATTGATCGTCTTGTTGCGCGGCACCGAGTTTGTGAAACCACAGTTTTTGAAACCGGTTGACCGCTTTGAGTTCGTCCTCGCCCTCGGGCTTGTCATAGCCGGCATAGTAGAAGCCGCTGTTGTCTTTCGCCCACGTGATGTTGGTGAACTTGGCCCACTTGATCACATCATCCAGGTCTTTGCCGGTTTCGACATCCCGCACGCGGATCGCGCGCCAGTCGGAACCACCATCTGACGTGGAATAGCCAAACAGCTTGCCATTCGGACTCGGCGCGGATTCAGACAACGCAATCGTACCGTCCGCCGACAACTCATTGGGGTCCAGCAGCAAGCGCGGCGTGCCATCCAAGCCGTCCTGAACAAAGATCGGCGACTGATTCTGGAGGCCGGTGTTCTGGGTATAGAAGTAGCGGCCGGCCGCTACTTCGGGCAGGCCGAATCGCTCGAAGTTCCAGAGGGCGCTCAGGCGCTTCTTGATGAACGCACGACTTGGCGCATCCTCCAGGTAGGACTGCACGAGTTTGTTTTCGGCGGCCACCCAGGTTGCGAGATCTGGGTCATCCAGATTCTCCATCCAGCGATACGGGTCTTGCACCTTCACGCCGAAATACTCGTCCACCTGCGCGACCGTCTTGGCTGCCGGATAGCCCCATTTTGAGGTCGCCTCACTGCCGGAAGCGGCGGTGGGGTCAGCACCCGGAGCAGGTGCTTCACAGGCACTCAGTGGCAGGAGCAGGGCAAGCAAAATGGCGGCGTGTAGACGCATGATGGACTCCAACGATTCAGGATTAGCGGGCGACCATAGCTGATGCCGGGCAGTTTTGGCGACTGACGAATGGGCCAGAAGCATTTGTCCGGTTGGTGAACGTTTTCTGGCGGTGCTCCTGACATCCGCCGTCAGCAGGAGGGACACATCAGGCGCCTCAATCTGCCGGGATGGCCGGCCGGCTGGCTAAAATACGCGAATGTCAGCGCCGAGCCCTCGGAAAATCGTGCATGTGGACATGGACGCGTTCTATGCGTCTGTGGAGCAGCGCGATGCGCCCGAATTGCGCGGCAAACCGGTCGTCGTAGCCTGGCGCGGCGCGCGCTCGGTGGTGTGTGCGGCGAGCTACGAAGCCCGCAAGTTTGGCGTCCGCTCGGCGATGCCCGCAATTCGGGCAGAACGATTGTGCCCGCAAGCGATCTTTGTGCCGCCGGACTTTTCGCGGTATCGCGCGGTTTCGAGGCAGACCCGGGAGATTTTTGCGCGCCATACGGACCTGATTGAGCCTTTGTCGTTGGATGAGGCGTACCTGGATGTGACCCAGAACAAACAGGGATTAGCCACTGCTACGGAAGTGGCGGCGATGATCCGTACGGCGATTCGCGAAGAACTGAACCTGACGGCGTCAGCAGGCGTGGCACCAAACAAGTTTCTGGCCAAGATCGCGTCTGACTGGAAGAAGCCGGATGGACAATTCGTTTTGAAGCCGCACCAGATTCGAGCGTTCTTGGAGCCGCTGCCGGTTGGTCGGCTGCCGGGCGTTGGTAAAGTCACCGAGACCAAACTTCACGAGGCTGGCTTGGTAACCGTAGGTGACCTTGCACGGGCGCAGGAGGCCGATTTGGTCGAGCGTTTTGGCAACTATGGCCACCGGCTGTTTTTGCTGGCTCAAGGGATCGATGAACATCCGGTCTGTGTCGACCGACCGACCCAGCAGATTTCGGCCGAGGACACGTTTGCCGAAGACGTGCCGCTCGACGCGATTGACGAAACGATCGAGCGTCTGGCCGAGAAAGTCTGGACTCAGGCATGCCACGAAACCGAGCGGGTGGCGCGGACGATCATCCTGAAGCTGAAGACGCGTGAGTTTCGAATCCTGACCCGATCGGTGACGCCGGCGGTGCTGCCGACGTCTGCCGAAGAGCTGGCGGCCGTGGCGTTGTCACTGAAAGCGCGTGTCGAGTTGCCGGAGCGGACACGGTATCGCTTGGCCGGGGTTGGTCTCGGCCATTTCCAGGATCGACAAGAGCTTGAAGTGCAAGGCGAGTTATTCAAGGGTTGATTGGCCCCCTGGCTGCTTGATTGCTTGAATGCCTGATCGCGGCGGCTATTCCCAAAACCAGGTTTTTCCCGATGAGATTGTGATGATCCAGCGGTGTTGCAGGTATGCATCAACTGAGCCCTCCCGCACCCGCAGGGGAGTCCAGCCGCTCCTTTGTTGCGCTTATTCGCGCATCAAACTGTCAGCGAAGGGTCGCGATTTTCACGACGGTGCGGTGCGGCAAGTAGCCCTCTCCCCAGCCCGCTCCCACTCGCGTGGGAGAGGGAGTCGGCTCCCTCCCCCGTGAGCGCGGGGGAGGGTCGGGGAGGGGGTTACTTGCCATCAGGATGGGCATCAGTCGTAGGTGTACTGAGTACATCAATCAACGGGTTATCGTGTGCTTGATGAGAGAGGGAGCAGGCTCCCTGCCCCGCGACCGCGGGGGAGCAGGGAAGGGGGCTGTTTGCGATCGGCTTCCAAAGCGCACCACCGATTGCCTGAACCAAGCAACGCGCGTTCCCTAATTACAGCTGGCTGGTGGGGTTCACGTTCAAAAGGCGCTTGCATTCTAAATCTAAATACGATTAAATCGCATTTAGATTCCGGAACATCATCGAACTGTGAACGCTTTGCTGTCTGCCACGACCTTGGTCACACCGCCTCACCCCGCATCACCCGCGGGGGATACGTCGGCTGCAGATCATTCGTCGCGGTCGGTTGAGGCAATGGCGCAGGCAATCGAGACATGGTCGCAGGCGTCGCATTTTGCACCACGTCCCAGTGTTTCCGCCGACGACTTTGGGTCGATGTGGGCCCGCTTGCGCTGGTGGCGGATTCTCGCCATCGCGCTCAGTTTGTTTGTACACCTTGGCGCCGGCATGTTGTTGGCGCATGCGTCGCTTGTGCATGCCCCGACACCTGTGGCCGTCGCTGAGCGCGACGCGCTGATCGTGGAGTTTCTGACGCTATCGGACCCGAAGCCGGTGTCGAAGCTCCCGCCAGTGGTGCAGAAAGTCGTTCCTCCGCAGCCTGCGAAACCGCTGCCGAAACCCATTGAGCCAATGGCGCAACAGGAGCCGCTCGTCGCGCCGAAACCAGCGACGCCGGAGCCGCCCGCGACGGTTGCCGTAACCGATACGCCCATGCCGGCGCCCGCGCCGGAACCGCAGATGCCGGAATTGGTCAGTACGCCCGTTGCCAGCGCGCCTCCGGCAACACCTGAGCCGGTCGAAGCACCGCTGACGGCGAGCGGCAAGCGCGCGCAGAGCAAGTACTTGCGCGAGTTGATGGCCTGGCTCGCCAAGCATCGCGTCTATCCGACCGAAGCGCGCAAGGAAAAGGCCGAGGGTATCGTGCAGGTTCGCTTTTCGCTCGACCGCGAAGGCCACTTGCTCGCCGCCTCCGTGCAACGTAGCGCCGGCTTCAGTGTGTTGGATCAAGCGGCGCTGGACGTGTTGAGGCGCGCCGCGCCTATGCCCGCATTCCCCAAAGGACTGGATCGTCAAAAGATGACGGTCAGTCTGCCTATCGATTTTTCCTTACAAACCGATTAGAGGTTTCCCATGTCGAAGATCAAGTCGGCCGAGCGCCGTCCGGCCTCGTTGCGCCCGCAATCTGCCCTGACCCTGCCGGGACTGGCCCTGGGCATCTCCTCTGCGCTGCTGAGCGGTGCGGTGTTGGCCGAAGAGGAAGTGGTCGAACTCGACACGCTGCGTGTGGAAGACCGTGCGATCGACAGCAACCCGAACGCCGAAAAGGACGCGCCCTATAAAGCCAAGACGTCGGGTGACAAGCGTCGTCGCACCGAGCTTGCCAAGACTCCTGCTACCGTGCAGGTGATCACGCAGACCGAGATCAAGGACGCAGGGGTATCGGATCTGCGCGATATCGTATCGGCGCAACCGGGCATCACGATCGGCACGGGCGAGAACGGCAACGCGTTCGGCGATCGCTATGTGATCCGCGGTCAGGAAGCGCGCAGCGACGTATTTATCGATGGCCTGCGTGATCCTGGCATGACCATTCGCGAGAGTTTCGCGGTGGACCAGGTCGAAATCGCGAAAGGTCCGAATTCGACCTACGCCGGCCGCGGTTCGTCGGGCGGCACGATCAATAGCGTGACCAAGCAGGCGAGTCCGGAGTACGACTTCACCAAGATTGAGGCAGGCGTCGGTACCGACGACTATCGCCGCGTGACCGTCGATACCAATCAGCCAATCGGCGACAAACTCGCGCTGCGCGCCAATTTGCTGCACGCGTATGAGGAAGTGCCGGATCGTGGTCCGGCCGAGCGCGAACGCGATGGCGCGGCACTGTCGCTGCACATTGCCCCGAGTGATCGGGTCCAGATCCTTGCCGACTATTACGGATTGAATGCGGCCGGCGCGGCCGATCTCGGTACCTATATTGTTCCGGGCGGCGGTCGCCCGGTTGCGGATTTACCGGTTTACCAGCAGGCCGAGGATTTCCTCGAATCGAGCGTGGACATCGGCACGCTGCGCGTAAACGTCGACACCGCAGCCGGCTGGCGTTTTGAAAACGCGCTGCGCTATGGCCGCACGGATAATGGCTACGTGTTGACGGGCGCCCGTGGCACCTCGCGTGCAGCGGGCGATACGGCGGCGCCGCTCGCGCCGACCGTTACGCTGAGTACGCATCAAGGCTGGCAGGAAGTCGACTACTGGGTTGATCAGTTCAACGCGTTTCACGATGCGGAGTGGGGCAGCATGACCCACAAACTGGTCTTCGGTGCCGAGTACGCCGAGCATGATGTGCTGAACGGCAACTACACCGTCACGAACAACGGCGATCGCAACTGCCGTACGGGCAACGGCGCTGGCACGTTGAACTATTGCATGCTCGGCCCGGATGGCAATGCGGTGCCAGACCTCGAGCACTTGCTGCAGCGGAGCATTGTCCGCGGCGCGTATGATGCGGACTACGGCATCGAGACGGTGTCGCTCTACGCACTCGACGTGGTCGATCTGACCGATCGGTTGCATCTGACGGTCGGCGTGCGGTGGGATGATTTCGACTACCAGAATACGCTTCGCAACAACGCTGGCGTCGAGACGGTGTATGCCTATTCGGACTCGCTGTGGAACGGCAACGCCGGTCTGGTGTTCGACTTGAATGACTATGGCAACGTTTATGTCAGCGTGGCGACCGCGAGTGACATCAATGGCGGCGAGTCCGACGTGGGCGGGAGCTGCGGCTACGGTGGTCTGTGCGGCACGCCCGATCAGGTCGTGCTAAGCAAGCCGGAGCGCGTCGAAAACATCGAACTCGGGACGAAGTGGAATGTGTTCGACGAGAAGCTGTTGCTGACCGCAGCGGTCTTCCAGATCACGAAGGACGACGTGATGGAGAGCGTCGGCAGTGCCTACGACACGCTCGGCACGTTGAACACCGGCAAGAATCGGGTGCGCGGCGTCGAGTTCGGGGCGGTGGGCAACTTCACTGAGCGCCTGTCCGGTCAGTTCTCGGCCAGCGTGATGGATTCTGAAGTGCTCGAAGCGTTCGTCGCCAACCAAATCGGCAAGACCCTGGCCAACTTCGCCGAGAAAAGCGCGAACCTGCAGATCAAGTACCAGTTCAACGACCAGTTCTCATTCGGTGGTGGTGCCAGTTACCAGGGCGAGATGTACGCCGGCCAGCCGGATACGGCAGCCACGTTCGACGCCACGACCGGAGCCTACAGTTACCGAGTGCCGTCCTACACCAAGTTCGACGCGTTCGCGAACTATGCGTTCTCCGAGCAATACAAGCTGCGGCTGAATGTAGGCAACGTGTTCGACAAGGACTATTATTTGGCGGCCTATCGCAGCGGCGCGTTCACCTACATCGGCGATGCCCGCAATGTGACCCTCACGTTCAGCGCAGAGTTCTGATTGACCGACCAACCGTCGAGCCAGCTGTTGCCGCCTGATCTGCTCAGCGCGGCCGACTACGAGCGGCATGCCAACGTCCGGCTGCCGCCCGCTGTGTGGGCATGGCTTGAAGGGGGAAGTGGTGATGAGGCGAGCCTCATCGCGAACCGACGGGCTTTCGAATCCTGGTCGATTGTGCCGCGGGTATTGCGGCGAAGCGGGCAGGGCAGTACGCGGGTTCGGCTTTTGGGCCAGCAGTTGGCAATGCCGATTCTGCTCGCGCCCATTGGGCAAATGGCGCGCTTTCATGTTGACGGAGAAGTCGCCGTGGCAAGAGCCGCTGCGGCAGCCGGCACACAGTTGATTGCGAGCAGCAACAGCAGTCTGCCGATCTCCGACATTGCGAACCAGGTCGGCAACAGCAGTTGGTTTCAGCTGTATTGGCAGGGTAACCGGGAACGGACGCTCGCGTTGCTTCATCGCGCCGAGGCAGCCGGCTGCACCGCCATCGTGCTGACGCTCGACACACCGATTCAACCTGCGTCGCCGCGCGCGCAGGTGGCGGGGGCTTCGGCGCTGCCGTTTGCGTGTCCCAATTTGCGCGACTTGCCGGCACTACCACCACGCAGCTTGCAGCCAGGGGACTCGGTGATCTTTCAGGGTGCGATGGCCGATGCGCCGGATGCCGAGGACGTGGCTTGGCTCCGCGCGCGAACGAAGCGCCCGTTGCTCGCCAAAGGCGTGATGCATCCCGATGATGCGGCGCTGCTGATCGCGTTGGGTTGCGATGGCTTGGTGGTATCGAATCACGGCGGACGCGCCTTGCCATCAGCGCCAGCAAGTCTGACGGTCCTGCCTGCGATTCGACGGCAGGTTGGTCCCGCTGCCCTAGTGCTCATGGACGGCGGCGTGCGGACGGGTTGCGATGTGTTCAAGGCGCTTGCGCTGGGCGCCAATGCGGTATTGCTCGGTCGCCCACAAGCCCATGCATTGGCCGTCGCCGGGGCACTCGGCGTGGCGCATCTATTGCGACTCCTCCATGACGAGCTCAGCACCTGCATGGCGTTGGCAGGGCGCTTTCGTGTGTCTGATATTGTTTGCGACGATTTATTGGCGAATCCTTGAATGCGCTGACGCTGCCACGGAGCAATGTATGTTGATGGTGCTTGATGAGGTCTTGGATGCGGCGACGGCGCGTCAGTATCGCGACGCGCTGCAGGCGGCGGATTGGCAGGATGGCAGGCTGAGTGCCGGAAGCCTCGCCAAGTCGGTGAAGAGCAATCAACAATTGGAACCCGACCACCCTGTTGCGGCGGCATTGGGCCGGCAGATTCTCAGTCGACTCGGTCAGCATCCAGGGTTTCTGTCGGCGGCCTTGCCGGAGCGGATTTATCCGCCGCGTTTCAATCGCTACGAATTGGGCGGCCAATTTGGATTGCATGTGGACAGCGCCGTGATGGTGTTGCCGGACAGCTTGCAGACCCTGCGCAGCGACTTGTCGGCAACTTTATTCTTGACCGAACCAGACGAATACGACGGTGGCGAACTTGAGATCGAAACGCCATTCGGCGCGCAGGCGGTCAAGCTCGCGGCCGGGGCCATGGTGTTGTATCCGTCATCCAGTTTGCATCGCGTGCGGCCCGTGACGACGGGCGCACGGATCAGTTCGTTCTTCTGGATTCAAAGTCTGGTGCAAGACGATGCTGCCCGCGGGATGCTGTATGACCTGGATCGCAGCATTCAGGGGCTCCGTCAATCGTTGCCAGCCGAGCATGCCGACCTGCTGACTCTGACGGGCGTCTATCACAACCTGCTGCGGCGCTGGGCGCGGCCCTGACCCACACGATTTGAGTGATGAGGCGAGACAACTGGCGCGCCCGGAGGGACTCGAACCCCCGACCCCCAGGTTCGAAGCCTGGTGCTCTATCCAGCTGAGCTACGGACGCGTGCGGATAGTCTAGCAGGCTGGAACCAAAACGCTCATGTTTGCTTGTTCTGATGTCGCCGCCACGATCAGAACGCCAGAGACGCAAACAAAAACGCCGCGACGGTTGGTCGCGGCGCTTCGGTGCGAGCCCGAGTGGGCGCGGCGTTACTTCGGCGGGGTCGGATCGCCACCCGGTGTGCCACCACCTGGGCCCGGACCATCAGCGAGATTGCTGCGCGCACGGGCATACGCGAAGTAGACGATGATGCCGATGACTGCCCAGATCACGAAGAACTTGATCGTCGGGTTCCAGCCCAGGCTGAAGAACAGGAGTGCGCAGCCAGCCACTGCCGCCGGACCGACGACCCAAATGAAGGGCGTGCGGAACGGGCGCGGGCGACTCGGCTGCGTCACCCGCAGGACCATCACGCCAATCGCAACGGCGAAGAACGCAAACAGGGTGCCGGCATTCGAGATGTCAGCCAGGATATCGACCGGGAACACGGCCGCAAACAGCGCCACGGCGATACCAGTGATGATCGTCACCACGTGCGGGGTCGAGTACTTGCTGTGCACGGCGGTGAACGATTTCGGCATCAGGCCATCGCGGGCCATCGTGAACAGAATGCGCGTTTGGCCGTAGATCATCATTAGCACCACCGACGGCAGCGCGACGATGGCCGCGCCAGCGACCCAATCACCCACGCGTGGATAATCCAGGCTCCGGAGCACGAACGCCAGCGGTTCCTTGGACTGCGACAGCTCGCCACCTGGCTGCGCACCGGCAGCACCGATAACGGCGTACGCAACAATCAAGTAGAAGACCGTGCAGACGCCAAGCGAGCCAATGAGGCCGATCGGGATGTTGCGATTCGGATTCTTGGTTTCTTCAGCGGCCGTCGACACCGCATCAAAGCCCACGTACGCAAAGAAGATCGACGCCGCGGCACCCAGCACGCCCACGCCGGACAACGGTGTGCCCCAGCCGTTTGGCAGCATCGGGGTAAAGTTCTCAGACTGCACAGCCGGCAGCGCCAACGCCACGAAGACCGTCAGCGCGATGATCTTGATCACCACCAGAGCGGCCGTGACTTTTGCACTCTTCGAGGTACCAATGACCAGCAGCCACGTCACCAGCAGCGATAGCAGGAAGGCAATCAGATTGAAGCCACCTTTGTGCGTCACGCCGTCCACCATCCGAACGACCGTACCGGCATCGGTGTGCTCGGTGTAGAACGGGCCTGCGGTCAGAAAATCAGGCAACGACAGGCCATAGTGGGCGAGCGCGCCATTGGCGTAGCCCGACCAGCCTACGGCAACCGCACCCGCGGCAATGGCGTATTCCAAAATCAGCGCCCAACCGACCATCCAGGCAATCACTTCGCCCAATACGGCGTAGGAGTAGGTATAGGCGGAGCCGGCGACCGGCACCATCGAGGCGATTTCGGAATAGATCAGCGCCGTCAACGCGCAAACGATACCGGCA
It contains:
- the cysK gene encoding cysteine synthase A codes for the protein MIYDNILGTIGKTPVIRINRLAPANTQFYVKVEAFNPMSSVKDRLALGIIEDAEAKGLLKPGQTVVEATSGNTGIALAMVCAAKGYPFVSFMVETFSIERRKLMRALGAKVILTPASERATGMVKRAEEFADKHGAFLAKQFENPANPAYHRSTTAAEILQDFAGRRLDYFVTGYGTGGTLTGVGQVLKVARPQTKIVVTEPVNAALLAGKEWSPHKIQGWTPNFIPPVLDRTVIDQNVPVSDDEARDYARALATQEGIFCGLSAGATFAAAIKHAKDHAQEGDVYLIMLPDTGERYLTTFLFEGVNEGSDDEWLASLG
- a CDS encoding prolyl oligopeptidase family serine peptidase — its product is MRLHAAILLALLLPLSACEAPAPGADPTAASGSEATSKWGYPAAKTVAQVDEYFGVKVQDPYRWMENLDDPDLATWVAAENKLVQSYLEDAPSRAFIKKRLSALWNFERFGLPEVAAGRYFYTQNTGLQNQSPIFVQDGLDGTPRLLLDPNELSADGTIALSESAPSPNGKLFGYSTSDGGSDWRAIRVRDVETGKDLDDVIKWAKFTNITWAKDNSGFYYAGYDKPEGEDELKAVNRFQKLWFHKLGAAQQDDQLIFERKDQPEWGFSATVSDDGRLLVISGSQGTDERNRLWVKDLSQADAPIETVFENLDATWDFVGNQGRTIFLRTDDQASQYRLIALDLDQPARDKWRELIPSGGGGVGTLQEVSHLNNQFIASYLVDARSAVTVYDEQGKKVRDIDLPGLGATNGFRGSVTDTEAFFSYASFAVPDTMYRYDATTGQVSAFKTPKVDFDPGKYETIQVKAASAKDGTPVPLFITMKKGLALDGTNPTILYGYGGFNIPNTPRFSPANIAWMEMGGIYASANLRGGGEYGPAWHEQGTKTQKQNVFDDAAGAAKFLIEQQYTSADKLALSGRSNGGLLAAATVLKYPDLFRASLPAVGVLDMLRFRDFTIGWAWESDYGTVKNEEEFKALYAYSPLHNIKPNTRYPALLVTTADRDDRVFPAHSLKFTAAMQAANPNAELPTLIRVETRAGHGAGKPTVKQIEETADIFAFLSKELGMTNLDEDTDDTE
- the dinB gene encoding DNA polymerase IV produces the protein MSAPSPRKIVHVDMDAFYASVEQRDAPELRGKPVVVAWRGARSVVCAASYEARKFGVRSAMPAIRAERLCPQAIFVPPDFSRYRAVSRQTREIFARHTDLIEPLSLDEAYLDVTQNKQGLATATEVAAMIRTAIREELNLTASAGVAPNKFLAKIASDWKKPDGQFVLKPHQIRAFLEPLPVGRLPGVGKVTETKLHEAGLVTVGDLARAQEADLVERFGNYGHRLFLLAQGIDEHPVCVDRPTQQISAEDTFAEDVPLDAIDETIERLAEKVWTQACHETERVARTIILKLKTREFRILTRSVTPAVLPTSAEELAAVALSLKARVELPERTRYRLAGVGLGHFQDRQELEVQGELFKG
- a CDS encoding energy transducer TonB, whose product is MWARLRWWRILAIALSLFVHLGAGMLLAHASLVHAPTPVAVAERDALIVEFLTLSDPKPVSKLPPVVQKVVPPQPAKPLPKPIEPMAQQEPLVAPKPATPEPPATVAVTDTPMPAPAPEPQMPELVSTPVASAPPATPEPVEAPLTASGKRAQSKYLRELMAWLAKHRVYPTEARKEKAEGIVQVRFSLDREGHLLAASVQRSAGFSVLDQAALDVLRRAAPMPAFPKGLDRQKMTVSLPIDFSLQTD